From one Coffea eugenioides isolate CCC68of chromosome 11, Ceug_1.0, whole genome shotgun sequence genomic stretch:
- the LOC113752247 gene encoding abscisic acid receptor PYL4-like, translating to MVFQLPTTVSSHHNPVLQPNECSSTLFQTIAAPASVVWALVSDFENPQHYKPFVRSCRIIDGQANQVGCLRRVDVASGLPASYSIERLEILDHDQRIFGFNIVSGDHRLSNYRSIMSLHPNGGNETVVVETYVIDAAEANTKEETCAFVDTIVKLNLRTLSRVAEDLAGKAQQQV from the coding sequence ATGGTTTTTCAGCTTCCCACAACCGTTTCCAGCCACCACAACCCTGTTTTGCAGCCGAACGAATGTTCATCTACTTTGTTCCAAACTATCGCAGCTCCTGCCTCCGTCGTTTGGGCTCTGGTTTCCGACTTTGAAAATCCTCAACACTACAAGCCATTCGTGAGATCCTGCAGAATCATAGATGGCCAGGCGAACCAAGTCGGATGCTTACGCCGTGTGGATGTCGCGTCAGGACTTCCAGCCTCCTATAGCATCGAGCGGCTCGAGATTCTTGATCATGATCAGCGCATCTTCGGGTTCAACATTGTTAGCGGCGACCACCGGTTGTCGAACTATCGCTCGATCATGAGCCTACACCCCAATGGCGGCAATGAGACGGTGGTTGTGGAGACTTACGTGATTGATGCGGCCGAGGCCAACACGAAAGAAGAGACGTGTGCCTTTGTGGATACGATCGTGAAACTGAATTTGCGGACCCTGTCCAGAGTTGCTGAGGATTTGGCGGGCAAAGCGCAACAACAGGTTTGA